DNA from Desulfuromonas sp. AOP6:
CCATCAAACTGACGGCAGCGGACAACCTGCCCGATGGTTTTTCCATTGAAGAGGCGGTGGAGGTCGCGAAAAAGCTGGATGTTCAGGGCATAGACGCCATTGAAGTCAGCTCGGGCAGCGCCGCCTCCGGGGCCGCCTCCCCCGTACGTCAGGGAATCGATACGCCCGCCGACGAGGCCTACAATGCTCCCTTCGCCCGCCGTATCAAACAAGCCGTTTCCGCTCCAGTCATGGTCGTCGGCGGCCTGCGTTCGAGCGCCGTCATCACGCGTCTGCTCGAAAATGGCGATGCCGACCTCTTCGCCTTGAGCCGCCCCCTGATCCGTGAACCCGACCTGGTCCGGCGCTGGCAAAAGGATGAAAATCACCGCGCCACTTGCATTTCCTGCAATGGCTGCTTCCGTCCCGGCCTCAAAGAAGGGGGCATCGACTGCGTCGTCGAGAGGATTGAGCAGAAAAATCGCACACCCGTCATGTGAACCGCATCGTGCGACTGCGGCTTTGGACTTGAAAAAAGAGAACGTTGCGACTATATTGGCGCCGACTTTGACGCCCAAAACGATGACTTGGCTTGTCGGGAGGTTGTGTGGAAAAAGAACTCAATGCCAAAGAAAAAGAAATCCTGCTCGCCATGGCCCGCAAGGCGATTGAAACCTACGTGCGCACCGGTGAGACCTACGTCGAGCCCCGCGAGGAAAAGATTCTCAATCGCCGCAACGGCTGTTTTGTCACGATCAAACAGAAAGGCAAGCTGCGAGGGTGTATCGGCAACTTTCAATCAGAACTGCCCCTCTTCAAGGAGGTCGTCGAAATCGCCATCTCTTCAGCCACCCGCGACCCCCGCTTCTATCCCATAAAAGAGGAGGATCTCGACGATTTTTCCCTGGAAATTTCCGTTCTCTCCCCCTTAAAAAAAATCGAGGATCTCACGGAAATCGAAGTCGGCAAACACGGCATCTATCTGGAAAAAGGCTATTACCGGGGGGTGCTGCTCCCCCAGGTGGCGACCGAGCATGGCTGGGATCGCGATACTTTCCTCATGCAGACCTGCATCAAGGCCGGCTTGCCGCCGGAAGCCGCCGAGGCCGAAGATACCGAGATCTACATCTTCAGCGCCCAGGTCTTCGGCGAAGACCAGCCTGCATCCTGAAAAAAGCGGCCCCTAAAAAGGCCGCTTTTTTTGTCATCATCCTGTCAAAAGAGCCGGTGCCCAGGAAAAGATTACCGGGTGGCACTTCTTTCCCCGGCGTTCTGAACGCCTGGAGAGCTTGAAGCCCTGTAAACGAATTCCCAGGCGCGATACTCTGCCTTCCCCTTGAAAATTCTGTTTTCTTCCGAAAAGTTGTCCTGCTGAAAGGGTTTCAGGGAACTAGAGCTGCGCACACCCATGATGCGGCCGCCCGGGTCCCTGATCAGCGCCCATTCCCCGCCTGTCATCGGGTCCGGGTAGAGTCGCCTGATATGGCGCAGGGTTTCGAGGCTGCGCGGGTCTTTGAGCAGATCTTCCAACGAGTCGGGATAAGCCCCCGCCCGAGGCCTCTGGCCGGTGCCGGCAGAAAAACGATAATAGCTGCCGATGGCCTTGCGGTACTGTTCCCCCCGCCACAGCAGCTCTTTTTCCCGGGCCTGCTGCACGACCGTCTTCCAGCTCGTTCCCGCCAGGCCGGCGGCCAGGCCGACAACCGTCACCATGACAAGAACCATCATCAACGTCAGGCCGCGCTGGTTTTTCAGGGGCTGCCAAAGGGTCATTGTTTTCTCACCAGATCATCACTGCAGAGTAAAAGTCCAGACATCACTTTCGCTGACGGCGCCGTGGCTGTCCTCGGTGACGACTTTCCAGTAATACGTTCCCGGCGCCAGACCGTCAACCTGATATTTCACCACCGCCACCGGCGTCGGCGCACTGTCACCCCCACCCCCACCACCACCACAGGAGACCAGTAATAAACCAGCCGCTGCCAGGCACAGCAGCAGCACCGACATCGCCCCATGGCGCCTCATTGACCACAGGCCTGCGCCCAGCAAGAGGCCGGCTCCCAGTAAAAGAACCGTGGATTCGACTGAGGTGGTATCAACGGAAGTATTCGGTGAAAATGCAGCATTTTCAGCATAAACAAGGGTTTCTGTCAAAGGGTCGCCATTAGCATCCGTTCCCCTCGCCCACTCGAACACCACCGAGGAACCGACAAGATCAGCGCCATTTGCCGGAGCGCGCAACCGGGCGGCCACAGGGGGGATATTGAGCTGTCCGTAGGCGGCAAGAGCGTTGACCAGACCGTAGCCGTAGAAATTATCTGGCCCAGTCTCACCCAGATCCGTGGCCGAGGCTTTCAGGGCCGTTTCAAGCTCGCCCACAGATGCGTTAGGAAAAGCATCGAGGAGCAAAGCCATGACGCCTGCCACATGAGGCGTGGAAAACGAGGTCCCGGAGTAGAGGGCATAAGGAAAGGCGGGGTCGTTCGTCGAGGTTTTGATAAGCTCGCCTGGGGCGGTCAGTTCGGGATAGATGGCGTTATCACAGGCCGATGGACCGACAGCGCTAAAGGTCGAGACGACCAGCTCCTCGCCGACACTGCCCACAGCTATCGACTCAGGATAATTCGCAGGGCTGATATCGCCCTCTTGTCCCGTGTTGCCGGAAGCAAAGACTACGGCAATGCCGGCAGTTTTAAGCCGTTGGACATCTAGGCGAAATTCGTCGATACACTTATTTATCTCCTTTTCAAACCCCCAAGAGTTGTTCACTATATGCGGAGCATCATTGCCGTCGGGGTTAAGCATCCACTGAAAGGCTTCATGGATTCTGGAGTTATCCGCATTCCCCTCGTCATCGAAAATCTTAGCGGCAATCCACTGGGTCGCCGGAGCAACTCCGATATTGTTGCCACCCAGAATAACGCCGGTGACCGCCGTTCCATGCCCTGATTGCTCTGGATTTGTCGAATACACAGGGTCATAGGGTTCCGATGTATCGCGATACGGATCAAACCAGCCACCGTTTTTTCGCCATTTGTCCGCCAGGGCCGGATGAGTGACATCGACACCGCTGTCCATGACGCCGACGACCACCCCCGCCCCCTCATAGCCAAGAGCCCAAAGCGCCGGGGCGTTAACGGCATTGAGATTGTACGACGAAACAGCCAGAGGCGCGACCGTTGGCACGGGCTGGCTCAGGCGGATGACTTCATCATAGCGGATCGATTCCACCTCGGGCATCGCGGCGATGTCTTCCACCTGTGATGCGGTCAGCTTTACAGCAAGGGCATTGATGAGCCACAGGGTCCGCTCTCCCGCTACTCTCTGCTGACGGAGATAGCGGATGACGTTCTGCTGGCTGCCCTCAGCGTGGCTTCTGAGATGACGGATGAGTTTGGCGCGGGCGGCGGCCTGCTCTTCCCCACGCCGCAGGCCACGCACGGCGAAGGACTCTATCTCTGGCGGTTCAGCAAACTGAATAATGACCGGAACAAACTCTTCCGCGGCTGTGGATTCCAAGGCATTCTGAAGCCTTTGATCCAGAACTGCGCCGAAGGCGGCACCGCAGGTCGAGGCGCTTACCATGATAAGGAAAATCAGCCACGCCGGGACACGGTATTTTTTTAAAGTCATCGTCTGTGACCTCGCTGTTTACGGATTACTTTTTATTCTACTGTACGGCACCCTCCAAGAACAGCCCCCAAAATGAACTGACCAGTCGGTGCCAAACATCCGCTTTGCGATTTAACCGGTTTATTTCCAGCGGTTCGGGCAATTGACCAGTCAATGACTCATATGAAAGGCTTTCTTCTCCCCCCGGAAAAAGTCCGAACAACCTCAATATCTTCCAACTCTTTAGGGGGTTTTACCTATGCCATTCAGCCAAACAGCAGACAATCCCCGGCCCCAGCCTGAAAAATTTCCTCCAAAAATCCCTCCAAAGACCTGTTAAAATAGGCGGAACCGTGATGTAGTACACGGACTCACCCATTTCGGCCTAGGGCAAACCCCCTTGCCCGCGGGTTGACCCCGTCGGCTGGGCGACCGTGCCTGACAGCCTCGCCAAGAGAGCAGATCACCTTTGGTGCACCTCTTGCAGCCAAGGCTTTCGGCGCTATTATTTCAGGGGCATGCTCCTTTTTCAATGTAAGCATACTGGCAAACTTCATGGCCACTTTCCGATGCAAATTAGGGACCGCTGACGGGCGGATTCTGGAAAAAGACCTAGACGCCTCCAGCAAGGGAATTCTGAAGGAAAGTCTGGAGGATCAGGGTTTCCACGTCTTTCGTATACAACGGCGCGGAATGCCCCTTACAGGCTCCTTCGATGGTCAGCAAGGGCGGCTGAGCGGCAGCCGCTTCCTCTCCTTTAACCAGGAATTTCTGGTTCTCCTGCGGGCGGGCTTGCCCATACTGCAGGTTCTGGACACCATCATGGAACGGATGGAATCAGGCCGCCTGCTGGAAATCCTGCGGGAAATCCGCGAGGACGTCAAAGGGGGCAGCTCCATCAGCGAAGCCTTTGACAGGTTTCCCCATTTTTTCCCTTCGCTCTATATCGCCTCCATCCGGGCGGGAGAACGCACGGGGGAACTCCCCGTGGCCATCGAGCGTTTCATCGCGTACCAGAAGCGGGTGGAGGCGATCAAAAGCAAAGTTCGCAACGCTTCTTTCTACCCGATCCTGCTTTCCATGGCGGTCATTGCCGTGGTCCTTTTTCTGATGCTGTTCGTCATCCCCCGCTTTACCCAGGTCTACACCGACGCACAGGTAGAGCTGCCCCTGATGACCCAGCTGCTGATCTCCGTCTCCCAAGGCATGGGAAAGGCGGCGCCCGTGCTGATACCGCTTTTGATTCTGCTGGCTTTCCTGGCCCGTGGATTTCTGCGCACCGAAAAGGGGCATTGGCTGCGGGACAGGTTCAAGCTCGTCCTCCCTTTTTTCGGTCAGCTTTTCAAAGACTACGCGCTGCTCAGTTTCTGTCGTACACTCGGCACCACTCTGTCCAGCGGCATTCCGGTGGTACAGGCGATGCAGATGTCCCGTGGCACCCTGAACAACCTCCTTCTGGAAGAACGGCTGAGCCTGGCCGTTCGTCGGGTGCAAGAAGGCGCCTCCCTTTCGGAAGCGTTGGAGGAGACGGGCTTCTTCCCACGGTTGGCTCTGCGCATGATCGGCGTGGGAGAAACGGGCGGCTCTCTTTCTTCCATGCTTGAGGATGTGGCCATGTATTACGAATCAGAGGTGGAAAAAAGGCTTGATCGCCTGACCACCCTCATTGAACCGGCGATGATGATGACCATGGGCGTGCTGATCGGTGCCATTGTCGTCGCTATGTACCTGCCCATCTTCCAGCTTGCCGGCACGGCCGGATGATGACATCGGGAGATCGCGGATGAATTTTGAGCGTAAAAAGATCGGGGAAATTCTGGTGGAGATGGGGAACCTCACTCCTTCAGAGGTCAATCTGATCCTCGACGACAGGAACGAGAGTCCCCGACGTTTCGGCGAAACAGCCATCGCCCGCGGCATGCTCAAGGAAGACATGCTCGCCCAGGCGCTGGCCCGCCAGTTCCGCATGGAATATCTTGATCCCGGCCAGTTCAGTCTGGATGCACAGCTCTATGCCGCCATTCCTTCCGGCCTGCCGGCCCGCTTCAATTTTCTGCCGGTGCGGCAGCAGGGGGATGCCCTGGTGGTGGCCGTGGGAGACCCCACGGACGTGGCGGCTCTGGACAATCTCGAAGTTATTCTCGGGCGGCCGCTCATACTGCAGGTGGCGCCGGCCGAAAAAATCCATCTCCTTCTTGAGCGCGCGGACGGGGGCTCCAAGCATGTCCTCAAGGAGGTGTCCGAGGACTTCAAGCTGCAACTGATCAAGGAGACGGACAAGGGAGAGGAGGTCCTCTCCATCGAGAAACTGACGGCGGACACCAG
Protein-coding regions in this window:
- the amrA gene encoding AmmeMemoRadiSam system protein A, translated to MEKELNAKEKEILLAMARKAIETYVRTGETYVEPREEKILNRRNGCFVTIKQKGKLRGCIGNFQSELPLFKEVVEIAISSATRDPRFYPIKEEDLDDFSLEISVLSPLKKIEDLTEIEVGKHGIYLEKGYYRGVLLPQVATEHGWDRDTFLMQTCIKAGLPPEAAEAEDTEIYIFSAQVFGEDQPAS
- a CDS encoding type II secretion system protein produces the protein MTLWQPLKNQRGLTLMMVLVMVTVVGLAAGLAGTSWKTVVQQAREKELLWRGEQYRKAIGSYYRFSAGTGQRPRAGAYPDSLEDLLKDPRSLETLRHIRRLYPDPMTGGEWALIRDPGGRIMGVRSSSSLKPFQQDNFSEENRIFKGKAEYRAWEFVYRASSSPGVQNAGERSATR
- a CDS encoding S8 family serine peptidase; this encodes MTLKKYRVPAWLIFLIMVSASTCGAAFGAVLDQRLQNALESTAAEEFVPVIIQFAEPPEIESFAVRGLRRGEEQAAARAKLIRHLRSHAEGSQQNVIRYLRQQRVAGERTLWLINALAVKLTASQVEDIAAMPEVESIRYDEVIRLSQPVPTVAPLAVSSYNLNAVNAPALWALGYEGAGVVVGVMDSGVDVTHPALADKWRKNGGWFDPYRDTSEPYDPVYSTNPEQSGHGTAVTGVILGGNNIGVAPATQWIAAKIFDDEGNADNSRIHEAFQWMLNPDGNDAPHIVNNSWGFEKEINKCIDEFRLDVQRLKTAGIAVVFASGNTGQEGDISPANYPESIAVGSVGEELVVSTFSAVGPSACDNAIYPELTAPGELIKTSTNDPAFPYALYSGTSFSTPHVAGVMALLLDAFPNASVGELETALKASATDLGETGPDNFYGYGLVNALAAYGQLNIPPVAARLRAPANGADLVGSSVVFEWARGTDANGDPLTETLVYAENAAFSPNTSVDTTSVESTVLLLGAGLLLGAGLWSMRRHGAMSVLLLCLAAAGLLLVSCGGGGGGGDSAPTPVAVVKYQVDGLAPGTYYWKVVTEDSHGAVSESDVWTFTLQ
- a CDS encoding type II secretion system F family protein → MATFRCKLGTADGRILEKDLDASSKGILKESLEDQGFHVFRIQRRGMPLTGSFDGQQGRLSGSRFLSFNQEFLVLLRAGLPILQVLDTIMERMESGRLLEILREIREDVKGGSSISEAFDRFPHFFPSLYIASIRAGERTGELPVAIERFIAYQKRVEAIKSKVRNASFYPILLSMAVIAVVLFLMLFVIPRFTQVYTDAQVELPLMTQLLISVSQGMGKAAPVLIPLLILLAFLARGFLRTEKGHWLRDRFKLVLPFFGQLFKDYALLSFCRTLGTTLSSGIPVVQAMQMSRGTLNNLLLEERLSLAVRRVQEGASLSEALEETGFFPRLALRMIGVGETGGSLSSMLEDVAMYYESEVEKRLDRLTTLIEPAMMMTMGVLIGAIVVAMYLPIFQLAGTAG